The Bradyrhizobium sp. WBAH42 genome includes a window with the following:
- a CDS encoding acyl carrier protein, translating to MSSTFDQVATIIAETCDIPRDTITPDSHAIDDLGIDSLDFLDIAFAIDKQFGIKLPLEKWTQEVNDGKATTEQYFVLKNLCARIDELVAAKGASA from the coding sequence ATGTCCTCCACATTCGATCAGGTCGCCACGATCATCGCTGAAACCTGCGACATCCCGCGCGACACGATCACGCCGGATAGTCATGCCATCGATGACCTCGGCATCGACAGCCTCGATTTCCTCGATATCGCTTTTGCGATCGACAAGCAGTTCGGCATCAAGCTGCCGCTGGAGAAGTGGACTCAGGAGGTCAACGACGGCAAGGCGACCACCGAGCAATATTTCGTGCTGAAGAACCTGTGCGCCCGCATCGACGAACTGGTTGCGGCCAAGGGCGCGAGCGCCTAA
- a CDS encoding MgtC/SapB family protein: MTELDWPEILLRLGSATLAGGAIGLNRDLHGKPIGLKTLGIVGLSTASVVLLALQLAEPAKVVDAASRVIQGILTGIGFLGAGVIVHQSTGFRVRGLTSAACTFLAACLGIVCGAGQWKIVVVALALAFALLTIGHRLERRLHRMLGGKDEAHEVEGAPEEQHR, translated from the coding sequence ATGACCGAGCTCGATTGGCCAGAAATCCTGCTGCGCCTCGGCTCAGCCACGCTCGCCGGCGGCGCGATCGGCCTCAACCGCGACCTGCACGGCAAGCCGATCGGGCTGAAGACGCTCGGCATCGTCGGGCTCTCGACCGCGAGCGTGGTTCTGCTCGCATTGCAGCTCGCCGAACCCGCCAAGGTCGTCGACGCCGCCAGCCGCGTCATCCAGGGCATCCTCACCGGCATCGGCTTTCTCGGCGCCGGCGTCATCGTGCACCAAAGCACGGGGTTTCGCGTTCGGGGCCTCACCAGCGCCGCATGCACTTTCCTTGCGGCCTGCCTCGGCATCGTCTGCGGCGCCGGACAGTGGAAAATCGTTGTCGTTGCCCTGGCGCTGGCCTTCGCCCTGCTGACGATCGGCCACCGCCTCGAGCGCCGGCTGCATCGCATGCTTGGCGGCAAGGACGAGGCGCATGAGGTCGAAGGCGCCCCGGAAGAGCAGCACCGATAG
- a CDS encoding HAD-IC family P-type ATPase, whose amino-acid sequence MSETERRSSAGLSETEARAKLAADGPNELPRPERRSPLRIVVEVLREPMLLLLLCGGLIYLVLGDLKEALILLAFGAMSIVITVVQETRTERVLEALRDLTSPRALVVRDGVRRRIAGREVVLGDLLVLGEGDRVPADAALVEARDLQIDESLLTGESMPVRKKTADKVTEAGHRPGGEDQPFVYSGSLVVRGEGLALVEATGPRSEIGKIGLSLRGLQAEPPRLQQQTARLVRLCFLGGAIISLAAIVLYGVSRGDWLQALLAGVAIGMSMLPEEFGVVLTVFMAMGAWRISQARVLTRRAAAIEVLGSATVLCTDKTGTLTQNQMSVAELRLRDGARLRAEASGPDQVGPEFAELARCGALASSPEPFDPMEKALHAFARDVLRDGDAMDGGRTLVRTYGLRPELLAMTQVWRTSAAADLIACAKGAPEAIARLCRLNEADREAVQAAVGAMAKDGLRVLGMAVAACDDTSLPASQEAFVFRLVGLVGLADPLRPHVPEAVRECRSAGIRVVMITGDYPATALAIAGQAGLDVNEVVTGEQIMLADDTELEALVRKVNVFARVLPEQKLRIVQALKRGGEIVAMTGDGVNDAPSLKAAHIGIAMGGRGTDVAREASSIVLLDDDFSSIVASIRLGRRIYDNLRKAMAFIFAVHVPIAGLALLPLVFGLPLVLGPVHIAFLELIIDPVCSLVFEAEREERDVMKRPPRRADAELFSWPLIAWSVLQGAVAFALIAVIFVAALRSGLPPDEARTLAFIALVVCVLALVLVNRSFSASFLSAFFRPNAVLLWIFLAIALVLAAALFWPPASGLFRFGPLHLDDLMITLGAGLLVLTALELLKPFWGRRLRF is encoded by the coding sequence GTGAGCGAGACGGAACGCCGCAGTTCGGCCGGCCTGAGCGAAACCGAGGCCCGGGCGAAGCTCGCGGCAGACGGCCCCAACGAATTGCCTCGGCCGGAACGACGCAGTCCCCTGCGCATCGTGGTGGAAGTGCTGCGCGAGCCGATGCTCCTGCTGCTGCTTTGCGGCGGGCTCATCTATCTCGTGCTCGGCGATCTCAAGGAGGCGCTGATCCTGCTGGCGTTCGGGGCGATGTCCATCGTGATCACGGTGGTGCAGGAGACCCGGACCGAGCGCGTGCTGGAAGCCTTGCGTGACCTGACCAGCCCGCGGGCGCTGGTGGTGCGCGACGGGGTGCGCCGGCGAATTGCCGGCCGCGAGGTCGTGCTGGGCGACCTTCTCGTCCTCGGTGAAGGCGATCGCGTCCCCGCCGACGCCGCGCTCGTCGAGGCGCGGGACCTGCAGATCGACGAGTCCCTGCTGACCGGCGAGTCGATGCCCGTCCGCAAGAAGACGGCCGACAAGGTCACCGAGGCCGGTCACCGGCCCGGCGGCGAGGATCAGCCATTCGTGTATTCCGGTTCGCTCGTCGTGCGCGGCGAGGGGCTGGCGCTGGTCGAGGCCACCGGGCCGCGCAGCGAGATCGGGAAGATCGGGCTGTCGCTTCGCGGCCTGCAGGCCGAGCCGCCGCGGCTTCAGCAACAGACCGCAAGGCTGGTGCGGCTCTGCTTTCTCGGCGGCGCCATCATCAGCCTGGCCGCGATTGTGCTCTACGGCGTCTCGCGCGGCGACTGGCTGCAGGCGCTGCTCGCAGGCGTCGCCATCGGCATGTCGATGCTTCCGGAAGAATTTGGCGTCGTGCTCACGGTGTTCATGGCCATGGGCGCGTGGCGGATTTCGCAGGCCCGCGTCCTGACGCGGCGAGCCGCCGCCATCGAGGTCCTCGGCTCGGCGACAGTCCTGTGCACCGACAAGACCGGGACGCTGACGCAGAACCAGATGTCGGTCGCCGAGCTGCGGCTGCGCGACGGCGCGCGTCTGCGTGCGGAGGCGTCCGGTCCGGATCAGGTCGGGCCCGAATTCGCCGAGCTGGCGCGCTGCGGGGCGCTGGCAAGCTCTCCGGAGCCGTTCGATCCGATGGAGAAGGCGCTGCACGCGTTTGCGCGTGATGTCCTGCGGGACGGAGACGCGATGGATGGCGGGCGGACGCTGGTGCGTACCTATGGTCTGCGCCCCGAGCTGCTCGCCATGACCCAGGTTTGGCGGACATCCGCAGCGGCGGATCTCATCGCATGCGCCAAGGGCGCGCCGGAAGCGATTGCGCGGCTGTGCAGGCTGAACGAGGCCGATCGGGAGGCCGTGCAAGCTGCCGTCGGGGCCATGGCGAAGGACGGGCTTCGCGTGCTGGGGATGGCGGTTGCCGCGTGTGATGACACTTCCCTGCCGGCATCCCAGGAGGCTTTCGTATTTCGCCTCGTTGGCCTGGTCGGACTCGCGGATCCGTTGCGGCCTCACGTTCCGGAGGCGGTTCGCGAATGCCGTTCGGCCGGCATCCGCGTCGTCATGATCACGGGCGACTATCCGGCGACCGCTCTGGCGATTGCCGGGCAAGCCGGGCTCGACGTCAATGAGGTCGTGACCGGGGAGCAGATCATGCTCGCTGACGACACCGAGCTCGAGGCACTCGTCAGGAAGGTGAACGTCTTCGCGCGGGTTCTGCCGGAGCAGAAGCTGCGGATCGTGCAGGCGCTGAAGCGCGGCGGCGAGATCGTTGCGATGACGGGCGACGGCGTCAACGACGCGCCGTCGCTGAAGGCCGCCCATATCGGGATCGCGATGGGTGGCCGCGGCACCGACGTCGCCCGCGAGGCATCCTCGATCGTCCTGCTCGACGACGATTTCAGCTCCATCGTCGCATCCATCCGCCTCGGACGCCGGATCTACGACAATCTGCGCAAGGCCATGGCCTTCATCTTCGCGGTTCACGTGCCGATCGCGGGTCTTGCGCTGCTTCCCCTGGTGTTTGGGCTGCCGCTGGTGCTCGGCCCGGTTCACATCGCCTTTCTGGAGCTGATCATCGATCCCGTCTGCTCGCTGGTGTTCGAAGCCGAGCGCGAGGAGCGCGACGTCATGAAGCGTCCGCCGCGGCGTGCCGATGCGGAGCTGTTCTCGTGGCCCCTGATCGCCTGGAGCGTCCTGCAGGGCGCGGTGGCCTTCGCCTTGATCGCGGTGATCTTCGTCGCAGCGCTTCGTTCCGGGCTTCCGCCCGATGAGGCTCGCACCCTCGCATTCATTGCGCTCGTCGTCTGCGTCCTCGCGCTGGTGCTGGTCAATCGATCCTTCAGCGCATCCTTCTTGTCTGCCTTCTTCCGTCCAAACGCGGTATTGCTCTGGATATTCCTCGCGATTGCGCTTGTCCTCGCCGCAGCCCTGTTCTGGCCGCCGGCCTCCGGTCTCTTTCGCTTCGGTCCGCTGCATCTTGACGATTTGATGATCACGCTCGGCGCTGGACTATTGGTGCTCACGGCGCTCGAACTGCTGAAGCCGTTTTGGGGCCGGCGGTTACGATTCTAG
- a CDS encoding PepSY domain-containing protein, with protein sequence MVQARTIRLWSRIHTWTSLVCMLFLLMLCVTGLPLVFHDEIDDLLEDEISAPAMPEGTPRLSLDRMIAAAQARFPGQYVLLLNLKQTEPLVTVAVSPTAVPAPGNFHRLTFDARTAEMLGEEAPHQDVMDIVLRIHKDMFTGLPGELFLGAMGLVFAVSIISGIVVYWPFMRRLDFGTIRRRSSPRLKWLDTHNLLGIVTLTWTLVVGLTGMINTLATPLFDLWRAQLIPVLLAPHLGKPEAPIPSVQAAVELVRTRFPDRLVTSVTMPTAARFGSPQHLVVWTKGATPFTARMLQPMLVDANDGKTIVAPEVPWYLKTLQVSRPLHFGDYGGLPLKIVWAVLDIMTIIVLVSGIYLWAARRKPSVRKPLRTERTAAVGV encoded by the coding sequence ATGGTTCAGGCCCGCACGATCCGGCTCTGGTCCCGCATTCACACCTGGACCTCGCTCGTGTGCATGCTGTTCCTGCTGATGCTGTGCGTGACGGGACTTCCGTTGGTCTTTCACGACGAGATCGACGATCTGCTCGAGGACGAGATCTCGGCGCCCGCCATGCCGGAAGGAACGCCGCGTCTGTCGCTCGACCGGATGATCGCGGCGGCGCAAGCGCGTTTTCCCGGTCAGTATGTCCTGCTGCTCAATCTCAAGCAGACCGAGCCACTCGTGACTGTGGCCGTTTCTCCGACCGCTGTCCCGGCGCCGGGCAACTTCCATCGCCTGACGTTCGATGCGCGAACGGCCGAAATGCTCGGCGAAGAAGCCCCGCATCAGGACGTCATGGATATCGTGCTGCGGATACACAAGGACATGTTCACAGGGCTCCCCGGCGAGCTGTTTCTCGGGGCGATGGGACTCGTGTTCGCCGTGTCGATCATCTCCGGCATCGTTGTCTATTGGCCGTTCATGCGGCGGCTGGATTTCGGGACGATCCGTCGGCGGTCGTCGCCCCGGCTCAAATGGCTCGACACCCATAATCTCCTCGGCATCGTCACGTTGACGTGGACGTTGGTGGTCGGTCTCACCGGCATGATCAACACGCTGGCGACGCCGTTGTTCGACCTGTGGCGGGCGCAGCTCATCCCCGTCTTGCTGGCGCCTCATCTGGGCAAGCCCGAGGCTCCGATCCCTTCGGTTCAAGCCGCCGTCGAGCTTGTCCGCACCAGATTTCCGGATCGCCTCGTCACCTCGGTGACGATGCCGACCGCGGCGCGTTTCGGCAGCCCGCAGCACCTCGTGGTCTGGACCAAGGGAGCGACGCCCTTCACGGCGCGCATGCTTCAGCCGATGCTGGTCGATGCCAATGACGGCAAGACGATCGTGGCGCCCGAGGTGCCGTGGTATCTGAAGACGCTTCAGGTCTCGCGTCCGCTGCATTTCGGCGATTACGGCGGGCTTCCGTTGAAGATCGTCTGGGCGGTTCTCGACATCATGACGATCATCGTTCTCGTCAGCGGAATCTATCTCTGGGCGGCAAGGCGAAAGCCGTCGGTCCGCAAGCCGCTGCGCACAGAGCGGACCGCGGCAGTCGGTGTCTGA
- a CDS encoding ParB-like protein — MTTTNAREPRVHPVPILSLRPTQMTVGMREVKEKRKRWREHDKKKQADLLGKHMIPVVYGPDARYYVIDHHHLGRALHDEGVKEVLVTIVGDLRMVEREAFWGVMDNKRWVYPYDAKGERRSFRDLPKSVADLKDDPFRSLAGELRRMGGFAKDTTPFSEFLWADFLRRQVSRKAVEADFDKALEKAMAAARSKNAIYLPGWCGPLDDD; from the coding sequence ATGACCACGACCAACGCGCGCGAGCCGAGAGTGCATCCGGTTCCGATCCTGTCGCTCCGGCCGACGCAGATGACGGTCGGCATGCGCGAGGTCAAGGAGAAGCGGAAGCGCTGGCGCGAGCATGACAAGAAGAAGCAGGCGGATCTGCTCGGCAAGCACATGATCCCCGTCGTTTACGGCCCCGATGCACGTTACTACGTGATCGACCATCATCACCTCGGCCGCGCGCTGCACGATGAAGGCGTCAAGGAGGTGCTGGTGACCATCGTGGGCGACCTCAGGATGGTGGAGCGCGAGGCCTTCTGGGGCGTCATGGACAACAAGCGCTGGGTCTATCCTTACGACGCCAAGGGCGAGCGGCGGTCGTTCCGCGACCTGCCGAAATCGGTCGCCGACTTGAAGGACGATCCGTTCCGCAGCCTTGCCGGCGAATTGCGCCGCATGGGCGGCTTCGCCAAGGACACGACGCCATTCTCCGAATTCCTGTGGGCCGATTTCCTGCGCCGGCAGGTCTCACGCAAGGCGGTGGAGGCCGATTTCGACAAGGCGCTCGAGAAGGCGATGGCCGCCGCCAGAAGCAAGAATGCGATCTATCTGCCCGGCTGGTGCGGCCCGCTGGACGACGATTAA
- a CDS encoding 3-hydroxyacyl-ACP dehydratase FabZ family protein has translation MQLEYFHMIDRIVDLKVDEKTIVVEAQVPQESTIFEGHFPGYPLMPGVLLIESMAQASGWLQLGVFRFERMPILAAVKEAKVRGSVFPGDLMSIEASLTHEGSGYAMTEAKIRVGGKLRANSALTFTLIPFPNADMRGYMAKVAERVGFPQQVLSQ, from the coding sequence ATGCAACTCGAATACTTCCACATGATCGATCGCATCGTCGACCTCAAGGTCGACGAGAAGACGATCGTCGTCGAAGCGCAGGTCCCGCAGGAAAGCACCATTTTCGAGGGGCACTTCCCCGGTTATCCCTTGATGCCCGGCGTGCTCCTGATCGAATCGATGGCGCAGGCCTCGGGCTGGCTTCAACTCGGCGTTTTCAGGTTCGAACGCATGCCGATCCTGGCCGCCGTGAAGGAGGCCAAGGTCCGCGGCTCGGTCTTCCCGGGCGACCTTATGAGCATCGAGGCGAGCCTCACCCATGAAGGCTCCGGCTATGCCATGACCGAGGCCAAGATCCGGGTCGGCGGCAAGCTGCGCGCCAATTCCGCGCTCACCTTCACGTTGATCCCCTTCCCCAATGCGGATATGCGCGGATACATGGCGAAGGTCGCCGAGCGCGTCGGGTTTCCGCAACAGGTCCTATCGCAATGA
- a CDS encoding TonB-dependent siderophore receptor — protein MPVVSSAAMKSDVPILETPQSVSVVSRDQLDTRSVTTLVEGLQYVAGLAIQPGGKDPRFDNVYIRGFDNNGYGAYRDGLREVGDPAFLSLFRNEPYGFERIDVIKGPSSVMYGQGAPGGLVDVISKRPPDKAFGEIVGQFGNYDRFQGAFDFGGPATNDGTLLYRLTGVFRDSDAQIANFSNFVKDNRTYIAPAVTWKPTNDTTLTILADYTHDLTGNAFPLSMAHLSGGKVTGITALPLFLGDPSYNRFDQEQERIGYQFEHRFNNDLIFESKARYGHTELDYRYLTFIGTPLDTATVFPRRAMRIQEQVDTLSTDNHLISKFGTGPLQHTVVSGVDYLTFNMTDRTYSGNAPPLSKINPVYDQAIAAPTALVTPSANQTIDQVGVYVQDQMKIQNWIFTLGGRYDVSEQNTYALATNKTTDTKDTAFTKRGAVSYVFDSGVAPYYSYSESFLPTPGTDFAGNPFKPTTAQQHELGVKYQPSRTLLMTLALYDLTRQNSLTSDPSHLGFSVQLGEVNSRGIEFETLAQIMPGLNLVATYTNQDVKVTQTTTAADLGKVPTLVARQMASAYLDYTVQGGTWDGWGLGGGVRYNGPTFADTTNTIFNEGYVVFDAGLHYRQPKGVNLALNVKNIADRVTVACTTNGGCQYTSPRTITGTVSYRW, from the coding sequence GTGCCCGTCGTCAGCTCGGCTGCGATGAAGTCCGACGTACCGATCCTGGAGACACCGCAATCCGTTTCCGTCGTCAGCCGCGACCAGCTCGATACGCGCTCGGTCACGACACTGGTCGAAGGATTGCAGTATGTCGCAGGTCTCGCCATCCAGCCCGGCGGCAAGGATCCGCGCTTCGACAACGTCTACATCCGCGGCTTCGACAACAACGGCTACGGCGCCTATCGCGACGGGCTTCGCGAGGTCGGCGACCCCGCCTTCTTGTCGCTGTTCCGCAACGAGCCCTACGGTTTCGAGCGCATCGACGTCATCAAGGGTCCGAGCTCCGTCATGTACGGGCAGGGGGCGCCGGGCGGTCTTGTCGACGTCATCAGCAAGCGCCCGCCCGACAAGGCCTTTGGCGAGATCGTCGGCCAGTTCGGCAATTACGATCGGTTTCAGGGGGCCTTCGATTTCGGCGGGCCCGCGACCAACGATGGGACGCTGCTCTATCGGTTGACCGGTGTGTTCCGGGATTCCGATGCGCAGATCGCCAATTTCTCGAATTTCGTGAAGGACAACCGGACCTATATCGCGCCCGCCGTGACCTGGAAGCCGACCAACGATACCACGCTGACCATCCTCGCCGACTACACGCACGATCTGACCGGCAACGCCTTTCCGCTGTCGATGGCGCATCTGAGCGGCGGTAAGGTCACCGGCATCACCGCACTGCCGCTGTTCCTCGGTGACCCCAGCTACAATAGGTTCGACCAGGAGCAGGAGCGCATCGGCTATCAGTTCGAGCACCGCTTCAACAACGATCTGATCTTCGAATCGAAGGCTCGCTACGGCCACACCGAGCTCGATTATCGCTATCTGACGTTCATCGGAACGCCGCTCGATACGGCCACGGTCTTTCCGCGTCGCGCGATGCGCATCCAGGAGCAAGTCGATACCCTGTCGACCGACAACCACCTGATCAGCAAGTTCGGCACGGGGCCGCTTCAGCACACGGTGGTCTCCGGCGTCGACTATCTGACGTTCAACATGACGGACCGGACCTATTCCGGAAATGCGCCGCCGCTCAGCAAGATCAATCCGGTCTACGACCAAGCCATCGCGGCTCCGACTGCGCTCGTCACCCCCTCGGCGAACCAGACAATCGATCAGGTCGGCGTCTATGTGCAGGACCAGATGAAGATCCAGAACTGGATCTTTACATTGGGCGGCCGCTACGATGTCTCCGAACAGAACACCTACGCCTTGGCGACCAACAAGACGACCGACACCAAGGACACGGCCTTCACCAAGCGCGGAGCGGTCTCGTACGTGTTCGATTCCGGAGTTGCGCCGTATTACAGCTATTCGGAATCGTTCCTGCCGACGCCGGGCACGGATTTTGCGGGAAATCCGTTCAAGCCGACGACGGCGCAGCAGCACGAGCTCGGCGTGAAGTACCAGCCGTCGCGGACCCTGCTGATGACGTTGGCGCTCTATGATTTGACGCGGCAAAACTCGCTCACGAGCGATCCATCGCATCTCGGCTTCTCGGTCCAGCTCGGCGAGGTGAATTCGCGCGGCATCGAGTTCGAGACGCTGGCGCAGATCATGCCCGGACTGAACCTCGTGGCCACCTACACCAACCAGGATGTGAAGGTGACGCAAACCACCACCGCCGCCGATCTCGGCAAGGTGCCGACACTGGTGGCCCGCCAGATGGCATCGGCCTATCTCGACTACACGGTCCAGGGCGGGACATGGGACGGCTGGGGGTTGGGCGGCGGCGTCCGCTACAACGGGCCGACCTTCGCCGACACCACCAACACCATCTTCAACGAGGGCTACGTCGTGTTCGATGCGGGCCTGCATTATCGCCAGCCCAAGGGTGTCAACCTCGCGCTGAACGTAAAGAACATCGCCGATCGCGTCACCGTTGCGTGCACCACGAATGGCGGTTGCCAATACACCAGCCCGCGCACCATCACGGGCACGGTCAGCTATCGCTGGTAA
- a CDS encoding beta-ketoacyl-ACP synthase has translation MTNTASRPGQTEVWITGIGLATSLGEGLDANWAALSEKRINVDEKVFAPYIVHPLMPVSFDSQIPKKGDQRQMEAWQRIGTYAAGLALDSAGIKGNKDILSKIDMVVAAGGGERDINVDSGILTAEAKGANAPGFLNERLMSDLRPTLFLAQLSNLLAGNIAIVHGLGGTSRTFMGEEVAGADAARIALARIASGESDIALVGGSHNGERKDLLVLYEFGDFNLKDKFAPVWARKDHPGFALGSAGAFLVLESKAHAEARGAKPFAKLSSVVADLAKRKQPGDMTATLEKLWAKLPRREGKGAIITGATGAEPATSDERDFLKSHADFPVRSTGTVFGHAMETQFPLGIALAALSISRGALFPPNDSTGTEIEMQGAPTQIVVVGAGHWRGEGMALVEAV, from the coding sequence ATGACTAACACCGCTTCGAGGCCCGGCCAGACCGAGGTCTGGATCACCGGCATTGGGCTCGCCACCTCGCTCGGCGAGGGCCTCGACGCCAACTGGGCCGCGCTTTCTGAGAAGCGCATCAATGTCGACGAGAAGGTCTTTGCGCCCTACATCGTGCATCCCTTGATGCCGGTATCCTTCGACAGCCAGATTCCGAAGAAGGGCGACCAGCGCCAGATGGAAGCCTGGCAGCGCATCGGCACCTATGCCGCCGGTCTTGCGCTGGATTCCGCCGGCATCAAAGGCAACAAGGACATCCTGTCGAAGATCGACATGGTCGTCGCCGCCGGCGGCGGAGAGCGCGACATCAACGTCGATAGCGGCATTCTCACCGCCGAGGCCAAGGGCGCCAACGCGCCGGGCTTCCTCAACGAGCGGCTGATGAGCGATCTCAGGCCGACGCTGTTCCTGGCCCAGCTCTCCAACCTGCTCGCCGGCAACATCGCCATCGTGCACGGCTTAGGAGGCACCTCGCGCACCTTCATGGGCGAAGAGGTCGCCGGCGCGGATGCCGCCCGCATCGCGCTCGCGCGCATCGCCTCGGGCGAAAGCGACATCGCGCTGGTCGGCGGCTCGCACAATGGCGAACGCAAGGACTTGCTCGTCCTCTACGAATTCGGCGACTTCAACCTGAAGGACAAGTTCGCGCCCGTGTGGGCGCGCAAGGACCATCCCGGCTTCGCGCTGGGCTCGGCCGGCGCCTTCCTGGTGCTGGAATCGAAGGCCCATGCGGAAGCGCGCGGCGCCAAGCCGTTCGCAAAGCTGTCGAGCGTCGTCGCAGACCTCGCCAAACGCAAACAGCCCGGCGACATGACCGCGACACTCGAGAAGCTGTGGGCCAAGCTGCCCAGGCGCGAGGGCAAGGGCGCGATCATCACCGGGGCGACCGGCGCGGAGCCCGCGACCTCGGACGAGCGCGACTTCCTGAAGAGCCATGCCGACTTTCCGGTGCGCTCGACCGGCACGGTGTTCGGCCATGCCATGGAAACGCAATTTCCGCTCGGCATCGCCCTCGCCGCACTGTCGATCTCGCGCGGCGCGCTGTTCCCACCGAATGATTCCACGGGGACCGAGATTGAAATGCAGGGCGCGCCCACCCAGATCGTGGTGGTGGGAGCCGGACACTGGCGCGGCGAAGGCATGGCGCTGGTCGAGGCGGTTTAA